From Pseudomonas sp. CCI4.2, one genomic window encodes:
- the purD gene encoding phosphoribosylamine--glycine ligase: MNVLIIGAGGREHALAWKVAQDPRVVKVFVAPGNAGTATEAKCENVDIDVLALAELADFAEKNVSLTIVGPEGPLVAGVVDLFRSRGLDCFGPTAGAAQLEGSKAFTKDFLARHKIPTADYQNFTEVEPALAYLQKVGAPIVIKADGLAAGKGVIVAMTLVEAEDAVRDMLAGNTFGEAGSRVVIEEFLDGEEASFIVMVDGKNVLPMATSQDHKRVGDGDSGPNTGGMGAYSPAPVVTAEVHQRVMDLVIWPTVRAMAEEGNVYTGFLYAGLMIDKVGNPKVIEFNCRFGDPETQPVMLRLQSSLVLLIEAALAKALDKVEAQWDPRPSLGVVLAAGGYPGDYAKGAAIKGLDTAASMNGKVFHAGTALQDGQVVTSGGRVLCATALGDSVSDAQEQAYKLAAEIDWEGCFYRKDIGYRAIARERGEDLE; encoded by the coding sequence ATGAACGTTCTAATCATTGGCGCCGGTGGCCGTGAACACGCGTTGGCGTGGAAAGTCGCACAGGACCCACGTGTCGTGAAGGTTTTCGTTGCACCGGGCAATGCCGGGACCGCGACCGAAGCAAAGTGCGAAAACGTTGATATCGACGTCCTTGCACTCGCCGAGCTGGCAGATTTCGCAGAAAAAAACGTTTCCCTGACCATCGTCGGTCCCGAAGGGCCACTGGTGGCGGGCGTGGTCGACTTGTTCCGCTCCCGTGGTCTGGATTGCTTTGGCCCTACCGCTGGCGCTGCGCAACTGGAAGGGTCGAAAGCCTTCACGAAAGACTTCCTGGCGCGCCACAAGATTCCAACCGCTGATTACCAGAACTTCACTGAAGTCGAGCCAGCGCTGGCGTACTTGCAGAAAGTCGGCGCACCCATCGTGATCAAGGCCGACGGCCTCGCAGCGGGCAAAGGCGTGATCGTCGCCATGACCCTGGTTGAAGCCGAAGACGCCGTGCGCGACATGCTTGCCGGCAATACATTTGGCGAAGCCGGTTCACGGGTGGTGATCGAAGAATTTCTTGATGGCGAAGAAGCCAGCTTCATTGTCATGGTCGACGGCAAAAACGTTTTACCCATGGCCACCAGCCAAGACCACAAGCGTGTCGGCGACGGCGACAGCGGCCCCAACACCGGCGGTATGGGTGCTTACTCTCCGGCCCCGGTCGTCACTGCCGAGGTTCACCAACGGGTTATGGACTTGGTGATATGGCCGACTGTCCGCGCAATGGCCGAGGAAGGCAACGTTTACACTGGCTTCCTCTATGCTGGCTTGATGATCGACAAAGTCGGGAATCCGAAGGTCATCGAATTCAACTGCCGTTTCGGCGATCCCGAAACCCAACCGGTGATGTTGCGCCTGCAATCGAGCCTGGTGTTGTTGATCGAAGCCGCGCTGGCCAAGGCCCTGGATAAGGTTGAAGCGCAGTGGGATCCCCGTCCAAGTCTGGGCGTGGTACTGGCCGCTGGCGGTTATCCAGGTGATTACGCCAAAGGCGCTGCGATCAAAGGCCTGGACACCGCAGCTAGCATGAACGGCAAAGTATTCCATGCCGGTACGGCGTTGCAGGATGGTCAGGTCGTAACGTCCGGCGGACGTGTTTTGTGTGCCACAGCACTGGGCGACAGCGTAAGCGACGCACAGGAACAAGCGTACAAATTGGCTGCTGAAATTGATTGGGAAGGTTGCTTCTATCGCAAGGATATTGGTTATCGTGCCATTGCTCGCGAGCGTGGTGAAGACCTGGAATAA
- a CDS encoding hybrid sensor histidine kinase/response regulator, which translates to MRWLRIAIGFTLSLLTLLCMLPSYAEQRGGWSTLLDDQASLQLSDVRSARYVNQFSPIDLDQVVAGDRNSAVWLHYRLLPDEHEQLLRVFAPDLASLDLYVLDGDKLITHSRTGNNIPRDTHSLHSTDFLMPMPQSIRVLDVYLRLVSEQQLRPNITLQSAISIAADERQPLLLGLFLGCLAMLILQNITRFTHTRSHTSLWLAACEAMLTLSAMLLLNLLAPWVPNWHVAQPPNAYWALILAALSGLMFAYRFFAPCASIILNRFLLGDMLVIALAGLLELFVTRLPLNLITYGVVALASLSILFVSVYHWQKGYNPARLFVLGMVVFNLGCLVIMPALLGLTMIAPQWLIITLLGVFCASGLFMSVALSERHRSITEDEFSVSRDLAASTAEINAKAEFLAKISHEIRTPMNGVLGMTELLLGTPLSVKQRDYVQTIHSAGNELLTLINEILDITKLESGQIELDDVQFDLNALIEDCLNIFRAKAEQQNVELISFIQPQVPRVISGDPTRLRQALLSLLENAMKKTDEGEILLVVALDSRSGKPRLRIAVQDSGEPLAAHERDSLLHAELHSKNFLATTKLGGHLGLVIARQLIMLMHGEFGIQTGNSHGSTLWLTLPLDPDRLEQPTTDLDGPLQGARVLVVDDNDTCRKVLVQQCTAWGLNVSAVPSGKEALALLRTKAHLRDYFDVVLLDQNMPGMTGMQLAAKIKEDPSLNHDILLIMLTGISNAPSKIIARNAGIKRILAKPVAGYTLKTTLADELNQRTRGTPTGTPYATANPLINPINVPSDFRILVAEDNSISTKVIRGMLGKLNLQPDTASNGEEALLAMKAQRYDLVLMDCEMPILDGFSATQQLRAWEIANQRVRTPVVALTAHILSEHKDRARQAGMDGHMAKPVELSQLRELIEQWAAKRQQSQSYSETH; encoded by the coding sequence GTGCGCTGGCTCAGGATTGCCATAGGTTTTACCCTCAGTCTGCTGACGCTTCTCTGCATGCTTCCCAGCTATGCCGAGCAACGTGGTGGTTGGTCAACGCTGCTCGATGATCAGGCCAGCCTGCAATTGAGCGACGTACGCTCAGCTCGTTACGTTAATCAATTCAGCCCTATTGACCTCGATCAAGTCGTCGCCGGTGATCGAAACAGTGCTGTCTGGCTTCATTATCGGTTGCTCCCTGACGAGCACGAACAGCTGCTACGCGTCTTTGCCCCGGACTTGGCCAGCCTTGACCTTTACGTGCTCGATGGCGACAAGCTCATCACTCATTCACGCACCGGCAATAACATCCCACGCGACACCCATTCGTTGCACTCCACCGACTTTCTGATGCCGATGCCGCAGAGCATCCGTGTGCTGGACGTTTATCTGCGCCTGGTTTCAGAGCAACAACTGCGCCCCAACATTACCTTGCAGTCCGCCATTTCAATCGCAGCGGATGAACGCCAACCTTTATTGCTCGGCCTGTTTTTAGGTTGCTTGGCCATGCTGATCCTGCAGAACATTACCCGTTTCACCCACACTCGCTCCCATACCAGCTTATGGCTGGCGGCGTGCGAAGCGATGCTGACGCTGAGCGCGATGCTGTTGCTCAATCTTCTGGCGCCTTGGGTGCCGAACTGGCACGTGGCCCAGCCCCCCAATGCCTATTGGGCGTTGATTCTGGCCGCCCTCAGTGGGTTGATGTTTGCGTACCGCTTCTTCGCGCCCTGTGCCTCGATTATTTTGAATCGTTTTCTGCTGGGCGACATGCTGGTCATTGCATTGGCTGGCCTCTTGGAGCTGTTCGTCACCCGCTTGCCACTGAACCTGATCACCTATGGTGTGGTGGCGCTTGCGAGCCTGAGCATCCTGTTTGTCTCGGTATATCACTGGCAAAAGGGCTACAACCCGGCCCGCCTGTTTGTGCTGGGAATGGTCGTGTTCAACCTGGGTTGCCTGGTGATTATGCCCGCCTTGCTCGGCCTGACGATGATAGCGCCACAATGGCTGATCATTACGTTGTTAGGTGTGTTCTGCGCTTCTGGGCTGTTCATGAGCGTGGCCCTGAGCGAGCGTCATCGGAGCATTACCGAAGACGAGTTCAGTGTCAGCCGCGACCTCGCCGCCAGCACTGCTGAAATCAACGCCAAGGCCGAGTTTCTGGCCAAAATCAGCCACGAAATTCGCACCCCGATGAATGGCGTCCTGGGTATGACCGAGCTATTGCTGGGCACGCCGCTTTCGGTGAAACAACGCGATTATGTTCAGACGATCCACAGCGCAGGCAACGAGCTGCTGACACTGATCAACGAAATTCTGGACATCACCAAGCTCGAATCCGGACAGATCGAACTCGACGATGTGCAATTCGATCTCAACGCATTGATCGAAGACTGCCTGAATATCTTCCGAGCCAAAGCCGAGCAGCAAAATGTCGAGCTGATCAGTTTCATCCAGCCTCAGGTTCCACGGGTGATCAGCGGCGACCCGACGCGCTTGCGCCAGGCGCTGCTCAGCCTGCTTGAAAACGCCATGAAAAAAACCGACGAAGGCGAAATCCTACTGGTGGTCGCGCTGGATTCGCGCAGCGGCAAGCCGCGTTTGCGCATCGCGGTGCAAGACAGTGGCGAGCCCTTAGCGGCCCATGAACGCGACAGCCTTCTCCATGCCGAGCTGCACAGCAAAAACTTTCTTGCCACGACCAAATTAGGCGGTCATCTGGGGTTGGTGATTGCGCGTCAATTGATCATGTTGATGCATGGCGAATTTGGCATTCAAACCGGTAATTCCCATGGCAGCACGCTGTGGCTGACGTTACCACTGGACCCGGATCGGCTTGAGCAACCGACCACCGATCTGGACGGCCCGCTTCAGGGCGCACGGGTCCTGGTGGTGGACGACAATGACACGTGCCGCAAAGTGTTGGTGCAGCAATGCACCGCCTGGGGTTTGAATGTCAGCGCCGTGCCGTCGGGCAAAGAAGCACTGGCACTGCTGCGAACCAAAGCCCACCTGCGCGACTATTTCGACGTGGTGCTGCTCGACCAGAACATGCCGGGCATGACCGGTATGCAGCTCGCAGCCAAGATCAAGGAAGACCCGAGCCTCAATCACGATATCTTGCTGATCATGCTTACCGGTATCAGTAATGCGCCAAGCAAAATCATTGCGCGCAATGCCGGCATCAAACGCATCTTGGCAAAACCGGTGGCCGGCTACACCCTCAAGACCACCTTGGCCGACGAGCTAAACCAACGAACTCGAGGGACCCCCACCGGCACGCCATACGCAACCGCCAACCCGCTGATCAACCCGATCAACGTACCCAGTGATTTCCGTATTCTTGTCGCCGAAGACAACAGCATATCGACCAAAGTGATTCGCGGCATGCTAGGCAAACTGAACTTACAACCTGACACCGCCAGCAATGGCGAAGAAGCCCTGCTCGCGATGAAGGCCCAGCGCTATGACCTGGTACTGATGGACTGCGAAATGCCGATCCTTGA